In one Cellulomonas sp. JZ18 genomic region, the following are encoded:
- a CDS encoding TetR/AcrR family transcriptional regulator, giving the protein MRSVTPGTSRTTPPPPARDDTAARRAVVAAVPGPATEADGAPADGRSTRWADHREARRAELVRVARRTVHHRGPDVSMEEIAAAAGTSKSIVYRYFTDKTGLQIAVAEAVVLQIQGALEGVLRVAPTPRDGLRAMVAVYLEMIESSPNVYAFVTQDGSVESGGPLGHFLDSVTALVAAPFARGLTEERDGRTVARRPEDGGAAPDTATRALAEAWAAGAVGFVRGAGEWWLAHRDQPGTPDREALTAQVAAWLWAGPVGLLARDRPARDRPDRPRTSAHPAETHQPGDDAGTPREQR; this is encoded by the coding sequence GTGAGGTCCGTCACGCCGGGGACGTCGAGGACGACGCCCCCGCCCCCCGCCCGCGACGACACGGCAGCGCGCCGTGCCGTCGTCGCGGCCGTCCCGGGACCGGCGACGGAGGCCGACGGGGCGCCCGCCGACGGCCGGTCCACCCGGTGGGCGGACCACCGCGAGGCCCGCCGCGCCGAGCTCGTCCGGGTGGCCCGCCGCACCGTGCACCACCGCGGCCCGGACGTGTCGATGGAGGAGATCGCGGCTGCCGCCGGCACGTCGAAGTCGATCGTCTACCGCTACTTCACCGACAAGACCGGGCTCCAGATCGCCGTCGCCGAGGCCGTCGTGCTGCAGATCCAGGGCGCGCTCGAGGGCGTCCTGCGGGTCGCGCCGACGCCGCGCGACGGGCTGCGCGCGATGGTCGCCGTGTACCTGGAGATGATCGAGTCCTCGCCGAACGTCTACGCGTTCGTGACGCAGGACGGCTCCGTCGAGTCCGGCGGCCCGCTGGGGCACTTCCTCGACTCCGTGACGGCGCTCGTCGCCGCGCCGTTCGCCCGCGGGCTCACCGAGGAGCGCGACGGCCGCACGGTCGCACGCCGTCCCGAGGACGGCGGCGCGGCGCCGGACACGGCCACGCGGGCGCTCGCCGAGGCGTGGGCCGCCGGTGCGGTCGGCTTCGTCCGCGGCGCCGGGGAGTGGTGGCTCGCCCACCGCGACCAGCCGGGGACACCCGACCGCGAGGCGCTCACCGCCCAGGTCGCGGCGTGGCTGTGGGCCGGACCCGTCGGCCTCCTGGCGCGCGACCGGCCCGCACGCGACAGACCCGACCGTCCCCGCACGTCCGCCCACCCGGCGGAGACCCACCAGCCCGGCGACGACGCCGGAACCCCCAGGGAGCAGCGATGA
- a CDS encoding aminotransferase class V-fold PLP-dependent enzyme codes for MTTITELLACADEVSGTATAPVAAAPGVGPLLPVVGASTTVPLVDGTSRTYANLDCAASAPALESVAARVAEVLPLYASVHRGAGYLSQVSTALYEASRQAVARFVGAREDDVCVITRNTTDSLNLLAGVVPDGGRVLVLDVEHHANLLPWVQRGTGAHAGETRTATVLALRPTVAQTLAALREELARTPYALLALTGASNVTGEALPLAEVVALAHATGTRVAVDGAQLVPHRGFSLAATGVDYVAFSGHKTYAPYGAGALVGRRDWLDTGTPYLAGGGAVRDVRADRTLWQPAPARHEAGSPNVIGAIALAQACDTLAELPAGALEAHEQALRTRLVEGLATIDGVRVARIWPDSTDPVGVVTFTVGDLNPGLVAAYLSAEHGIGVRDGRFCAHPLLAHLGASQGAVRASIGVGTTAEHVDRLVTALAALVARGTGAGYEVVDGCWSVVDDPRPLVEVRGLDHLAATAAAACGPAVDD; via the coding sequence ATGACCACGATCACCGAGCTCCTCGCGTGTGCGGACGAGGTGTCCGGCACCGCCACCGCCCCCGTCGCCGCGGCGCCGGGCGTCGGACCCCTCCTGCCCGTCGTGGGCGCCTCGACGACCGTCCCGCTCGTGGACGGCACGAGCCGCACCTACGCGAACCTCGACTGCGCCGCGAGCGCGCCCGCGCTCGAGTCCGTCGCGGCCCGCGTCGCCGAGGTCCTGCCGCTGTACGCGTCGGTGCACCGCGGTGCGGGCTACCTCTCGCAGGTCTCCACCGCCCTCTACGAGGCGTCCCGCCAGGCCGTCGCCCGCTTCGTCGGTGCCCGCGAGGACGACGTCTGCGTCATCACGCGCAACACGACGGACTCGCTCAACCTCCTGGCCGGGGTCGTCCCGGACGGTGGTCGCGTGCTCGTCCTCGACGTGGAGCACCACGCGAACCTGCTGCCCTGGGTGCAGCGCGGCACGGGTGCGCACGCGGGCGAGACCCGCACGGCCACCGTGCTCGCGCTGCGGCCCACCGTCGCGCAGACGCTGGCCGCGCTCCGCGAGGAGCTCGCGCGCACGCCCTACGCGCTGCTGGCGCTCACCGGCGCGTCGAACGTGACCGGCGAGGCCCTCCCGCTGGCCGAGGTCGTCGCGCTCGCCCACGCCACCGGCACCCGGGTCGCGGTCGACGGTGCGCAGCTGGTGCCGCACCGCGGCTTCTCGCTCGCGGCGACGGGCGTCGACTACGTCGCGTTCTCCGGGCACAAGACGTACGCCCCCTACGGCGCGGGCGCGCTCGTGGGCCGCCGGGACTGGCTCGACACCGGGACCCCGTACCTCGCCGGCGGCGGCGCGGTGCGCGACGTGCGCGCGGACCGCACCCTGTGGCAGCCGGCCCCGGCGCGGCACGAGGCGGGCTCGCCGAACGTCATCGGCGCGATCGCCCTCGCGCAGGCGTGCGACACGCTCGCCGAGCTGCCGGCCGGCGCGCTGGAGGCGCACGAGCAGGCGCTGCGCACCCGCCTCGTCGAGGGGCTGGCGACGATCGACGGCGTGCGCGTCGCCCGCATCTGGCCGGACTCGACGGACCCCGTCGGCGTCGTCACGTTCACCGTGGGCGACCTCAACCCCGGCCTGGTCGCCGCCTACCTGTCCGCCGAGCACGGCATCGGCGTGCGCGACGGCCGCTTCTGCGCCCACCCGCTGCTCGCGCACCTCGGCGCGTCCCAGGGGGCGGTCCGCGCGTCCATCGGCGTCGGCACCACCGCGGAGCACGTCGACCGGCTCGTCACGGCGCTGGCGGCGCTCGTGGCGCGCGGCACGGGCGCCGGGTACGAGGTGGTGGACGGCTGCTGGTCGGTCGTCGACGACCCGCGGCCCCTCGTCGAGGTGCGCGGCCTGGACCACCTCGCGGCGACCGCGGCCGCCGCGTGCGGACCGGCCGTCGACGACTGA
- a CDS encoding MaoC/PaaZ C-terminal domain-containing protein, whose amino-acid sequence MSPVAEAHEVVLPAVPGLGGLYARGAAGAARLAVGGGGKRVSRPLPDVVYAVRDLHVDASHLTAYQRLLGEPGTDALPAGYVHVLAFPVATALMVRDDFPLPLLGMVHLANRVEQRRPLTLGEALAVRAHAEAMRPHARGTQVDLVVEVTGGAGGDVAWRGVSTYLAPGLRLADDGPAGSGDTGSGDADGGDGPARERAPFVPPQPTGSWRLDAGTGRRYGAVSGDRNPIHLSALTAKPFGFPRAIAHGMYTASRLLADVGPVRGDAFTWTVEFVKPVLLPGTVAVSTRPAAEGGHDLAAWHPRSGKPHVLGRVAPLA is encoded by the coding sequence GTGAGCCCGGTGGCCGAGGCGCACGAGGTCGTGCTGCCCGCCGTGCCGGGGCTCGGTGGGCTGTACGCGCGCGGCGCGGCCGGCGCGGCGCGGCTCGCCGTGGGCGGTGGGGGCAAGCGCGTGTCGCGCCCCCTGCCCGACGTCGTCTACGCGGTCCGCGACCTGCACGTCGACGCGTCCCACCTGACGGCCTACCAGCGTCTGCTCGGCGAGCCGGGGACGGACGCGCTGCCGGCGGGGTACGTGCACGTGCTCGCGTTCCCCGTCGCGACGGCCCTCATGGTCCGCGACGACTTCCCGCTCCCGCTGCTCGGCATGGTGCACCTGGCCAACCGGGTCGAGCAGCGTCGACCGCTGACGCTCGGGGAGGCTCTCGCGGTGCGGGCGCACGCCGAGGCGATGCGGCCGCACGCGCGCGGCACGCAGGTCGACCTCGTCGTGGAGGTGACCGGCGGTGCCGGGGGCGACGTCGCGTGGCGGGGCGTCTCGACGTACCTGGCGCCCGGGCTGCGTCTGGCGGACGACGGGCCGGCGGGCAGCGGGGACACGGGCAGCGGGGACGCCGACGGCGGGGACGGGCCGGCACGCGAGCGCGCCCCGTTCGTGCCGCCGCAGCCGACCGGCTCGTGGCGGCTCGACGCCGGCACCGGGCGCCGGTACGGGGCGGTGTCGGGCGACCGGAACCCCATCCACCTGTCGGCGCTGACCGCCAAGCCGTTCGGGTTCCCCCGCGCCATCGCGCACGGCATGTACACGGCGTCCCGGCTGCTCGCCGACGTCGGGCCGGTGCGCGGCGACGCGTTCACGTGGACGGTGGAGTTCGTCAAGCCGGTGCTGCTGCCGGGGACGGTCGCCGTGAGCACGCGCCCGGCGGCGGAGGGCGGCCACGACCTGGCCGCGTGGCACCCCCGCTCGGGCAAGCCGCACGTCCTGGGCCGGGTCGCCCCGCTCGCCTGA
- a CDS encoding GNAT family N-acetyltransferase, with the protein MEHDIVLTGHGVRLVPLAHEHAADLLAFTDETVWRGMSSPTPRTLTDMTRDVAAALTAPGRYAFAVLDDATGRVLGSTSFYDVDLRIGRLEVGHTWYHPAVWGTTVNPACKLLLMTHAFETWGVVRVAYRVDERNHRSIAAVTKLGAVPEGGCATTACGPTGRAARRCTSPSWPTSGRACGTACAPGSAARRCRTTARTCC; encoded by the coding sequence GTGGAGCACGACATCGTCCTCACCGGTCACGGCGTCCGCCTCGTCCCGCTCGCGCACGAGCACGCGGCCGACCTCCTCGCGTTCACCGACGAGACCGTCTGGCGCGGCATGTCGTCCCCGACGCCGCGCACGCTCACCGACATGACCCGGGACGTCGCGGCGGCGCTCACCGCGCCGGGGCGCTACGCGTTCGCCGTGCTGGACGACGCCACCGGCCGGGTCCTCGGCTCGACGTCCTTCTACGACGTCGACCTGCGGATCGGGCGCCTGGAGGTCGGGCACACCTGGTACCACCCCGCGGTGTGGGGGACGACGGTGAACCCGGCGTGCAAGCTCCTGCTGATGACGCACGCGTTCGAGACGTGGGGCGTCGTGCGCGTCGCGTACCGCGTCGACGAGCGCAACCACAGGTCGATCGCCGCGGTGACCAAGCTGGGGGCCGTCCCCGAGGGCGGCTGCGCGACCACCGCCTGCGGCCCGACGGGTCGCGCGGCGCGTCGATGTACTTCTCCGTCCTGGCCGACGAGTGGCCGGGCGTGCGGGACCGCCTGCGCACCCGGCTCGGCGGCGAGGCGGTGCCGGACGACCGCACGCACCTGCTGCTGA
- a CDS encoding 3-oxoacyl-ACP reductase has product MTDTYLELVNSGFTKKLAQQLGLPRPARLRRYTPGQPLLDGPALVLGSGADADAVATLLSSPAGGPADPRPDDAPVVLDGWDLEVHRHPAPDVRYAAVVLVLTGVGHPDDLTPPVLAAASTLRTLRPGARVVTISRPALDTDAPAVAAARQGVDGFLRSLAKELRAGATGNGLVVAADVPVTAPSVVAGLRFFLSTRSAFVDGQLLEVDSDAGTLPTDWEKPLTGKVAVVTGAARGIGAAIADVLARDGATVVAVDVPAAGEQLAQVANRVRGTALQLDVTAADAGERILEHARTRHGRLDVVVHNAGITRDKLLANMSDDKWSSVLAVNVAAQLRINEALLTSGDFVDAPRIVALASTSGIAGNRGQTNYAASKGGVIGMVRATAPLLTPFGGTANAVAPGFIETDMTARIPAVTRQVARRLNSLQQGGLPVDVAETIAFLASPAAGGIVGRTLRVCGQNMVGR; this is encoded by the coding sequence ATGACCGACACGTACCTCGAGCTCGTCAACAGCGGGTTCACCAAGAAGCTCGCGCAGCAGCTCGGCCTGCCGCGACCCGCGCGCCTGCGCCGGTACACGCCCGGGCAGCCCCTGCTCGACGGCCCGGCGCTCGTGCTCGGCTCGGGCGCGGACGCCGACGCGGTCGCGACGCTGCTGTCGTCCCCCGCCGGCGGCCCCGCCGACCCGCGTCCCGACGACGCCCCCGTCGTGCTGGACGGGTGGGACCTGGAGGTGCACCGGCACCCGGCGCCGGACGTGCGGTACGCCGCCGTCGTGCTCGTCCTCACGGGCGTCGGGCACCCGGACGACCTCACGCCGCCGGTGCTCGCCGCGGCGTCGACGCTGAGGACGCTGCGGCCCGGGGCACGGGTCGTGACGATCTCGCGGCCGGCGCTGGACACCGACGCCCCCGCGGTCGCCGCCGCCCGGCAGGGCGTCGACGGGTTCCTGCGGTCGCTCGCGAAGGAGCTGCGCGCGGGCGCCACGGGCAACGGGCTCGTCGTCGCGGCGGACGTGCCGGTGACGGCCCCGAGCGTCGTCGCCGGCCTGCGGTTCTTCCTCTCGACCCGCTCCGCGTTCGTCGACGGGCAGCTGCTCGAGGTCGACTCGGACGCCGGCACGCTGCCGACGGACTGGGAGAAGCCGCTCACGGGCAAGGTCGCGGTCGTCACCGGCGCCGCCCGGGGCATCGGTGCCGCGATCGCCGACGTGCTCGCGCGCGACGGCGCGACCGTCGTGGCCGTGGACGTGCCGGCCGCCGGCGAGCAGCTGGCGCAGGTGGCCAACCGGGTCCGCGGCACCGCCCTCCAGCTCGACGTCACGGCGGCGGACGCCGGCGAGCGCATCCTCGAGCACGCGCGCACGCGGCACGGGCGCCTCGACGTCGTCGTGCACAACGCCGGCATCACGCGCGACAAGCTCCTGGCGAACATGTCCGACGACAAGTGGTCCTCGGTGCTGGCGGTCAACGTCGCCGCGCAGCTGCGCATCAACGAGGCGCTCCTGACCTCGGGCGACTTCGTCGACGCGCCGCGGATCGTCGCGCTCGCCTCGACGTCCGGCATCGCCGGCAACCGCGGGCAGACCAACTACGCGGCGAGCAAGGGCGGTGTCATCGGGATGGTGCGGGCCACCGCGCCCCTGCTGACGCCCTTCGGCGGCACCGCGAACGCCGTCGCGCCCGGGTTCATCGAGACGGACATGACCGCGCGCATCCCGGCGGTCACGCGGCAGGTCGCGCGGCGGCTCAACTCGCTGCAGCAGGGCGGGCTGCCGGTGGACGTCGCCGAGACGATCGCGTTCCTGGCCTCCCCGGCGGCCGGCGGCATCGTGGGGCGCACGCTGCGGGTGTGCGGGCAGAACATGGTGGGCCGGTGA
- a CDS encoding pentapeptide repeat-containing protein, which produces MDATADDLVPDADLDALTFAGLDLSGRDAAGARFLECDLTDCRADGLRLDHARLLDTTWTRVQAGDVRAAGSAWRDVTLTDVRLGALGTSAAELVRVRVVGGKVDYLDLRGATVDDLRLERVTLGDLDLSGASVRKLVVVDCDVRRLDTSDARLRDVDLRGARLSGAVDGVGGLAGATISSDQLLDLAPLLAAHLGLRVR; this is translated from the coding sequence GTGGACGCCACCGCCGACGACCTCGTCCCCGACGCCGACCTCGACGCCCTGACCTTCGCGGGCCTCGACCTGTCCGGCCGGGACGCGGCCGGTGCGCGGTTCCTCGAGTGCGACCTCACCGACTGCCGGGCCGACGGCCTGCGCCTGGACCACGCGCGCCTGCTCGACACGACGTGGACGCGCGTGCAGGCGGGGGACGTGCGCGCTGCGGGGTCCGCGTGGCGGGACGTGACGCTCACCGACGTGCGCCTCGGGGCGCTCGGCACGTCGGCCGCCGAGCTCGTCCGCGTCCGGGTGGTCGGCGGCAAGGTCGACTACCTGGACCTGCGGGGCGCGACCGTCGACGACCTGCGCCTGGAGCGCGTCACGCTCGGCGACCTGGACCTGTCGGGCGCGAGCGTGAGGAAGCTCGTCGTCGTCGACTGCGACGTCCGCCGCCTCGACACCTCGGACGCCCGGCTGCGCGACGTCGACCTGCGCGGCGCCCGCCTCAGCGGCGCCGTCGACGGCGTCGGGGGCCTGGCCGGCGCCACGATCAGCAGCGACCAGCTGCTCGACCTCGCGCCGCTGCTCGCCGCGCACCTGGGCCTGCGGGTGCGCTGA
- a CDS encoding DUF2867 domain-containing protein yields the protein MQPTDAPSPPWSLALRDVPAPDFADAVIAPLPAGAPTDPQTWARTVFSPAAMPRWVLAALAVRQALVPLLRIPPAPRDAFAVTEVSGDEALIAHDDVHLDFRCGVAVDVPARLVRVTTAVRLHGWRGRLYFGVVQVVHPVVVTAMLRRAARRLAG from the coding sequence GTGCAGCCCACCGACGCCCCGTCACCGCCCTGGTCCCTGGCCCTGCGCGACGTGCCCGCGCCCGACTTCGCCGACGCGGTCATCGCCCCGCTGCCCGCCGGCGCACCGACGGACCCGCAGACGTGGGCCCGCACGGTCTTCTCGCCCGCGGCCATGCCGCGGTGGGTGCTCGCCGCGCTGGCGGTGCGGCAGGCGCTCGTCCCGCTGCTGCGGATCCCGCCGGCCCCGCGGGACGCGTTCGCGGTCACGGAGGTGTCCGGTGACGAGGCGCTGATCGCGCACGACGACGTCCACCTCGACTTCCGGTGCGGCGTCGCCGTGGACGTGCCGGCCCGGCTCGTGCGCGTCACGACCGCGGTCCGTCTGCACGGGTGGCGGGGCCGGCTGTACTTCGGCGTCGTCCAGGTGGTGCACCCCGTGGTCGTGACCGCGATGCTGCGCCGGGCGGCGCGGCGGCTCGCGGGCTGA
- a CDS encoding four-helix bundle copper-binding protein: MEACLECAQTCTACADACLGEEHVADLRACIRLDADCADVCAATAAVLSRQTDPDLKLVAALLEACATACGQCAEECEQHAGMHEHCRVCAQACRRCEAACRALLASMA, encoded by the coding sequence ATCGAGGCCTGCCTCGAGTGCGCCCAGACGTGCACCGCGTGCGCCGACGCGTGCCTCGGCGAGGAGCACGTCGCGGACCTGCGGGCCTGCATCCGCCTCGACGCGGACTGTGCCGACGTCTGCGCGGCGACGGCGGCCGTGCTCAGCCGTCAGACCGACCCGGACCTCAAGCTCGTCGCCGCGCTGCTGGAGGCGTGCGCGACCGCGTGCGGGCAGTGCGCCGAGGAGTGCGAGCAGCACGCGGGGATGCACGAGCACTGCCGCGTCTGCGCGCAGGCGTGCCGGCGGTGCGAGGCGGCCTGCCGCGCGCTGCTCGCGTCGATGGCCTGA
- a CDS encoding MerR family transcriptional regulator, producing the protein MGAGWRTVDVARAAGVSAQAVRLYAGYGVLGEVPRAANGYRAWTARHADLAVAYRALAAAYGGETARRVLRAVHAGELRSAFTAVDAAHAAWHAERQRLDRLERALAELADDDPGDAGAVAAAASEAAGTTMTVGEVADALGVRTSALRVWEGAGLLRPARDARTGHRRYSDADVRDARAVQLLRSTGAPLEAIRPVLDALRAHADVATLRAAVDRRRDVLDAVARARVAAIAQLHRVLPPTA; encoded by the coding sequence GTGGGCGCTGGCTGGCGCACGGTCGACGTCGCGCGTGCCGCGGGCGTCTCCGCCCAGGCGGTGCGGCTGTACGCCGGGTACGGGGTGCTGGGGGAGGTGCCGCGGGCCGCGAACGGGTACCGCGCGTGGACGGCCCGGCACGCGGACCTCGCCGTCGCCTACCGCGCGCTCGCGGCCGCGTACGGGGGCGAGACGGCCCGGCGGGTCCTGCGCGCGGTGCACGCGGGCGAGCTGCGGTCCGCCTTCACCGCGGTCGACGCCGCGCACGCCGCGTGGCACGCCGAGCGTCAGCGCCTCGACCGCCTCGAGCGCGCGCTGGCCGAGCTCGCGGACGACGACCCCGGTGACGCCGGTGCCGTCGCGGCCGCGGCGTCCGAGGCGGCGGGGACGACCATGACCGTCGGCGAGGTGGCCGACGCGCTCGGCGTCCGCACGTCGGCGCTGCGCGTCTGGGAGGGCGCCGGCCTGCTCCGTCCGGCGCGGGACGCCCGGACGGGGCACCGCCGGTACTCCGACGCCGACGTCCGGGACGCCCGCGCGGTGCAGCTGCTGCGCAGCACCGGCGCCCCGCTGGAGGCGATCCGCCCGGTGCTGGACGCGTTGCGGGCGCACGCGGACGTCGCGACGCTGCGCGCCGCCGTCGACCGGCGCCGCGACGTGCTCGACGCGGTCGCCCGCGCGCGCGTCGCCGCGATCGCCCAGCTGCACCGCGTGCTGCCGCCGACCGCCTGA
- a CDS encoding O-succinylhomoserine sulfhydrylase has product MSARVPGPGDWDDHRTDRSTLRPDTLAVRGGLVRSGFGELSEGLFLTQGYAYASAAEAEAGFAGEVDRFLYSRYGNPTVSTFEERLRLLDGAEAAYATATGMSAVFTTLAALVRQGSRVVAARALFGSSVVIFDEILAKWGVRTDYVDGHVPEQWEAALATPADVVFFETPSNPMQDLVDIAAVSRLAHAAGAVVVVDNVFATPVFSRPLEHGADVVVYSATKHIDGQGRVLGGAILGSEGFVHGPVQTLIRNTGPSLSPFNAWVLLKGLETMSVRVRHQAASALELATWLEQHPGVARVRYPFLPSHPQHDLARAQQSGGGTVVTFDLAVPGDASADVAKKATFGVLDALRVVDISNNLGDAKSIATHPATTTHRKLGAAGRAAVGIGEATVRLSVGLEDVEDLRDDLERGLSTLSR; this is encoded by the coding sequence GTGAGCGCGCGCGTCCCGGGGCCCGGTGACTGGGACGACCACCGCACCGACCGCTCCACCCTGCGCCCCGACACCCTCGCGGTGCGCGGCGGGCTGGTCCGCAGCGGGTTCGGCGAGCTCTCCGAGGGCCTGTTCCTCACGCAGGGGTACGCGTACGCGTCCGCCGCGGAGGCCGAGGCGGGCTTCGCGGGCGAGGTCGACCGCTTCCTCTACTCCCGGTACGGGAACCCGACGGTCTCCACGTTCGAGGAGCGCCTGCGCCTGCTCGACGGCGCCGAGGCCGCGTACGCGACGGCGACCGGCATGTCCGCGGTGTTCACGACGCTCGCCGCGCTCGTGCGCCAGGGGTCGCGCGTGGTCGCGGCGCGCGCGCTGTTCGGCTCGTCGGTCGTCATCTTCGACGAGATCCTCGCGAAGTGGGGCGTGCGGACCGACTACGTCGACGGCCACGTGCCCGAGCAGTGGGAGGCCGCGCTCGCCACACCCGCCGACGTGGTGTTCTTCGAGACGCCGTCGAACCCCATGCAGGACCTGGTCGACATCGCCGCCGTCAGCCGCCTCGCGCACGCGGCCGGCGCCGTCGTCGTCGTCGACAACGTGTTCGCCACGCCCGTGTTCTCCCGGCCGCTGGAGCACGGCGCCGACGTCGTCGTGTACTCCGCGACCAAGCACATCGACGGGCAGGGCCGCGTGCTCGGCGGCGCGATCCTCGGGTCCGAGGGGTTCGTCCACGGCCCCGTGCAGACCCTCATCCGCAACACGGGACCGTCGCTGTCGCCGTTCAACGCCTGGGTCCTGCTCAAGGGCCTGGAGACGATGAGCGTGCGCGTGCGCCACCAGGCGGCGTCCGCGCTCGAGCTCGCGACGTGGCTCGAGCAGCACCCGGGCGTGGCGCGCGTGCGCTACCCGTTCCTTCCCTCGCACCCGCAGCACGACCTGGCCCGGGCGCAGCAGAGCGGCGGCGGCACGGTCGTGACGTTCGACCTCGCGGTGCCCGGCGACGCGAGCGCCGACGTGGCGAAGAAGGCGACGTTCGGCGTGCTCGACGCGCTGCGCGTGGTGGACATCTCGAACAACCTGGGCGACGCGAAGTCGATCGCGACGCACCCGGCCACGACGACGCACCGCAAGCTCGGCGCCGCCGGTCGGGCGGCGGTCGGCATCGGGGAGGCGACCGTGCGGCTCTCGGTCGGGCTGGAGGACGTCGAGGACCTGCGGGACGACCTCGAGCGGGGGCTGTCGACGCTGTCGCGCTGA
- a CDS encoding acetyl-CoA C-acetyltransferase yields the protein MASTRDTSSPAAPRPAYVLGGNRIPFARAGGRYAQASNQDMLTAALDGLVARYGLQGERIGEVAAGAVLKHSRDFNLTREAVLGSALSPTTPAYDVQQACATGLETVVSLSNKIRLGQLESGIAGGVDTTSDAPIAVSDRLRRVLLDLSHAKTPQQRLKALARLRPKDLAPATPRTSEPRTHLSMGEHQALTTAQWGITREAQDEVALRSHQRLAAAWDSGFFDDLVTPFRGLTRDANLRPDTSMEKLAKLKPTFGLSLDTPATMTAGNSTPLTDGASTVLLGSAQWAAEHDLTPLAAVVDAEAGAVDFVHGVDGLLMAPVFAVPRLLARHGLTLEDFQYVEIHEAFASTVLTTLAAWESEEFGRERLGLDGAFGKVDVDRLNVHGSSLAAGHPFAATGGRIVATVAKELHRRRAAQVAAGDDSPVRALVSVCAAGGLGLTAILEAA from the coding sequence ATGGCCTCCACCCGTGACACGAGCAGCCCCGCCGCACCCCGCCCCGCGTACGTGCTCGGCGGCAACCGGATCCCGTTCGCCCGCGCCGGCGGCAGGTACGCGCAGGCGTCCAACCAGGACATGCTCACCGCCGCCCTCGACGGCCTGGTCGCCCGCTACGGCCTGCAGGGCGAGCGGATCGGCGAGGTCGCCGCGGGCGCGGTGCTCAAGCACAGCCGGGACTTCAACCTCACGCGCGAGGCCGTGCTCGGCTCCGCGCTGTCGCCCACGACGCCGGCGTACGACGTGCAGCAGGCGTGCGCGACCGGCCTGGAGACCGTCGTCTCGCTGTCCAACAAGATCCGCCTCGGCCAGCTCGAGTCGGGCATCGCCGGCGGCGTCGACACGACGTCCGACGCGCCCATCGCCGTGAGCGACCGCCTGCGCCGCGTGCTGCTCGACCTCTCGCACGCGAAGACCCCGCAGCAGCGCCTCAAGGCCCTCGCCCGCCTGCGTCCCAAGGACCTGGCCCCGGCCACGCCACGCACGTCCGAGCCCCGCACGCACCTGTCCATGGGCGAGCACCAGGCGCTGACGACCGCGCAGTGGGGCATCACGCGCGAGGCCCAGGACGAGGTCGCGCTGCGCAGCCACCAGCGGCTCGCCGCCGCGTGGGACTCCGGCTTCTTCGACGACCTCGTGACGCCGTTCCGCGGGCTGACGCGCGACGCGAACCTGCGCCCGGACACGTCGATGGAGAAGCTCGCGAAGCTGAAGCCGACGTTCGGGCTGTCGCTCGACACCCCGGCGACGATGACGGCCGGCAACTCCACGCCGCTCACCGACGGCGCGTCCACCGTGCTGCTCGGCTCGGCGCAGTGGGCCGCCGAGCACGACCTGACGCCGCTCGCGGCGGTCGTCGACGCCGAGGCCGGTGCCGTCGACTTCGTGCACGGGGTCGACGGGCTGCTCATGGCGCCCGTGTTCGCGGTGCCGCGGCTGCTCGCCCGCCACGGCCTGACGCTCGAGGACTTCCAGTACGTCGAGATCCACGAGGCGTTCGCGTCGACCGTCCTCACGACGCTCGCCGCCTGGGAGTCGGAGGAGTTCGGCCGCGAGCGGCTCGGCCTCGACGGCGCGTTCGGCAAGGTCGACGTCGACCGGCTCAACGTGCACGGCTCCTCGCTCGCCGCCGGGCACCCGTTCGCCGCGACCGGCGGGCGCATCGTCGCCACCGTCGCGAAGGAGCTGCACCGCCGCCGCGCCGCGCAGGTCGCCGCCGGGGACGACTCCCCCGTGCGCGCCCTCGTGTCCGTGTGCGCGGCGGGCGGCCTGGGCCTCACCGCGATCCTCGAGGCCGCCTGA
- a CDS encoding rhodanese-like domain-containing protein, which produces MAVQPRPAAGYAGDITPTQAWELLREEPDAVLVDVRTDAEWRYVGVPDLRELGRHAALVEWVSYPSGRPNPQFLDQLAATGVTPGDGRPVVFLCRSGQRSIGAAQAATAAGFGPAYNVLEGFEGPTGPDGHRGHEGWRAAGLPWVQP; this is translated from the coding sequence ATGGCCGTGCAGCCACGCCCCGCCGCGGGGTACGCGGGCGACATCACGCCGACGCAGGCCTGGGAGCTGCTGCGCGAGGAGCCGGACGCCGTGCTCGTCGACGTGCGCACCGACGCCGAGTGGCGGTACGTCGGCGTGCCGGACCTGCGCGAGCTCGGCCGGCACGCCGCGCTCGTCGAGTGGGTCTCGTACCCGTCCGGGCGTCCCAACCCGCAGTTCCTCGACCAGCTCGCGGCTACCGGCGTGACGCCGGGCGACGGCCGGCCGGTCGTGTTCCTGTGCCGCTCGGGCCAGCGGTCGATCGGTGCCGCCCAGGCGGCCACCGCGGCGGGCTTCGGCCCGGCGTACAACGTGCTGGAGGGCTTCGAGGGCCCGACCGGCCCGGACGGCCACCGCGGGCACGAGGGCTGGCGCGCCGCCGGCCTGCCGTGGGTGCAGCCGTGA